In a genomic window of Cuculus canorus isolate bCucCan1 chromosome 4, bCucCan1.pri, whole genome shotgun sequence:
- the IBSP gene encoding bone sialoprotein 2, whose protein sequence is MRIALVFACLVGMSCTFSVKSWLRRTKSDDSEENAVFKNRHRYYLYRYAYVHPPQRWYKGSDSSEEEGDGSEEEDGGKLFHPGIKAAGHTTGAVPGCSQGGLGEDIVSPQQDCQGPQKVDKNGAAILGDDSENEDSDENEEEEEEEEEEEEEEVVENKNGVNGTSTNTTEGADGPHGNGTTVVEEGIGAAEEEEEEEEEEEEEEEKEEEETEATTVASTTGEEGLSQATTVGDAERWDTTTAAEWEYEVTAVGHGRGDDGTTESSYGENDEYARGDSYRAYEDEYGYYKGHGYDVYGQDYYYSQ, encoded by the exons ATGAGGATTGCCCTGGTCTTTGCCTGCCTGGTGGGGATGTCGTGCACCTTCTCG GTCAAGAGCTGGCTGCGACGAACCAAGTCAGATGACTCAGAAGAAAATGCG GTGTTCAAGAACAGACACCGGTATTACCTGTACAGATATGCCTATGTGCATCCCCCCCAGCGATGGTACAAG GGCAGTGACTCATCAGAGGAAGAAGGGGATGGctcagaagaggaggatggaggg aagCTGTTCCATCCTGGCATCAAGGCAGCTGGACACACCACTGGAGCAGTCCCTGGTTGTAGCCAGGGTGGGTTGGGAGAAGATATCGTATCCCCACAGCAG GACTGCCAAGGGCCCCAGAAAGTGGACAAGAATGGTGCTGCCATTCTTGGGGATGACTCTGAAAATGAAGACAGTgatgagaatgaggaggaagaagaggaggaggaggaggaggaggaagaagaagtaGTTGAGAACAAGAATGGTGTCAATGGCACAAGCACCAACACCACTGAGGGGGCAGATGGACCTCATGGTAATGGCACCACAGTTGTTGAGGAGGGCATTGGtgcagctgaggaggaggaagaagaggaagaggaagaagaagaggaagaggagaaagaggaggaggaaaccGAAGCCACCACTGTTGCCAGCACCACTGGTGAAGAGGGGCTGTCCCAGGCAACCACCGTGGGAGATGCAGAACGTTGGGACACCACCACAGCTGCAGAGTGGGAGTATGAGGTGACAGCTGTGGGCCATGGCAGGGGAGATGATGGAACCACTGAAAGCAGCTATGGGGAGAATGATGAGTATGCCCGTGGGGACAGCTACCGGGCCTACGAGGATGAGTATGGCTACTACAAAGGGCATGGCTATGATGTGTATGGCCAGGATTACTACTACAGCCAGTGA
- the MEPE gene encoding matrix extracellular phosphoglycoprotein, translated as MQTALLCLCLLSTALSTPVLLPLAGRAAGNCVGQHRILLKGCNAKHGFYVFKYIYLISTRRNQTQIEKEEANSQSAGSSRQPGKEDARQGLMEGGPSPEGGDYGGTDAMENGTSLKTEHRSTPDINGDARGPHQGTITRPHSGVSITTSTPASAEGSGDLDLVVDNNGGVSILPQGGQARGAVAGNRSVARNGDKEVGAPGGGPVEGAMTAGEERAPTTGGTGDEGSGEATVHSQGQEGTKHGKGMGSVSLSPVTEKMEDIQVDSKGVDEYAYIPNSGSVTITQGKVDSMTGGTSFTQISPDVDNEVNVFIGRADIHIGNQETTLASVTVSNKDDSIPTAGTSGPMPRMGISAAHDGGGILVREQPEEPVTPSPGGRITSRPGDSITSSPGDVHVTGDDKDGVITVGDEEGLVAPSSWRVTGSDVTVPMAGGGRKGDDEEARGEGQRAWGRLGHPAVSMPPPREDEEAATTAPARKAIILLDTTVASPGVSKGDCTTTLRTASSHDTSENTVSRGGGSSEAGPATLQPHSEGQPAAGARVQPAGEGLKKPRRMQKVPSPRGKAGSHAPNRVQARAGGHSGSAGGRLLATGSEGSSHLQAGRAKGSVVAGEGWEQRQGGEAGVVAGSRPLPWHGGRRLGATAPGEFTALGRRREVDQVKHADELHVQEQAFYALSRAGADPHNLYTSLGSAESSQSSEGSRSDNRQVGPRPSEWGNLEHPYSPWGWRAL; from the exons ATGCAAACAGCCCTGCTGTGCCTATgcctgctcagcacagccctcTCGACACCT GTGCTGCTGCCGctggctgggagagctgctgggAACTGTGTGGGACAGCACCGG aTACTGCTGAAAGGTTGTAATGCTAAGCATGGCTTCTATGTTTTCAAATACATCTATTTAATTTCAACACGGAGGAACCAGACACAGATAGAG AAGGAAGAGGCCAACAGCCAGAGTGCTGGCTCCAGTCGCCAGCCAGGCAAGGAGGATGCCAGGCAGGGGCTGATGGAAGGCGGGCCATCCCCAGAGGGAGGTGACTATGGTGGCACTGATGCAATGGAGAATGGGACCAGCCTCAAGACTGAACACCGCAGCACACCAGACATCAATGGGGATGCCCGTGGTCCTCACCAAGGCACCATCACGAGGCCGCACAGTGGTGTCAGCATCACAACTTCCACCCCAGCCAGTGCAGAAGGTAGTGGCGACCTGGATTTGGTGGTTGACAACAATGGTGGTGTTTCCATCCTCCCTCAGGGTGGACAAGCCAGAGGAGCAGTGGCAGGGAACAGGTCTGTTGCAAGGAATGGGGACAAGGAGGTTGGTGCCCCTGGAGGGGGCCCAGTGGAGGGGGCTATGACAGCTGGGGAAGAGAGGGCCCCCACcactggagggactggggatgAGGGTAGTGGTGAGGCCACTGTCCATAGCCAAGGGCAGGAGGGCACAAAGCACGGCAAGGGGATGGGAAGTGTCTCTCTCTCACCTGTCActgagaagatggaggacaTTCAAGTCGACTCCAAAGGTGTGGATGAATATGCTTACATCCCTAACTCGGGCAGTGTCACCATCACCCAGGGAAAGGTGGACAGCATGACAGGAGGCACCAGCTTCACCCAGATCTCTCCAGATGTGGACAATGAGGTCAACGTCTTCATTGGGAGGGCTGACATCCATATAGGAAACCAAGAAACCACTCTGGCCAGTGTCACAGTTAGCAACAAGGATGACAGCATCCCCACTGCAGGGACAAGCGGCCCCATGCCCAGGATGGGCATCTCTGCTGCACATGATGGTGGTGGCATCCTTGTTCGTGAGCAGCCTGAAGAACCAGTCACCCCAAGCCCTGGGGGCAGAATCACCAGCAGGCCTGGGGACAGCAtcaccagcagccctggagatGTCCATGTTACAGGAGATGATAAGGATGGTGTCATCACTGTTGGTGATGAAGAAGGACTAGTAGCCCCCAGCTCTTGGAGGGTCACTGGTAGTGATGTTACTGTCcccatggcaggtggtggcCGTAAGGGTGATGACGAGGAAGCAAGAGGTGAGGGACAGAGGGCCTGGGGGAGGCTGGGCCACCCGGCTGTCAGCATGCCCCCTCCgagggaggatgaggaggctgCCACCACAGCCCCAGCCAGGAAGGCAATTATCCTCCTGGACACCACTGTGGCCTCCCCTGGGGTGAGCAAGGGGGACTGCACTACCACTCTCAGGACAGCCAGCAGTCATGACACGAGCGAGAACACAGTGTCAAGGGGAGGTGGGAGCAGCGAAGCAGGGCcagccaccctgcagccccATAGTGAGGGCCAGCCTGCTGCTGGGGCAAGAGTTCAGCCAGCAGGAGAAGGGCTCAAAAAGCCCCGCAGGATGCAGAAAGTACCATCCCCACGTGGGAAAGCTGGCAGCCATGCACCAAACAGGGTGCAGGCGAGGGCCGGTGGCCATagtggcagtgctgggggcaGGCTGCTTGCCACAGGATCAGAGGGCAGCTCCCATCTGCAGGCAGGGCGAGCCAAAGGCAGTGTGGTAGCGGGCgagggctgggagcagaggcaAGGCGGTGAAGCTGGGGTGGTGGCTGGGAGCAGACCCCTCCCTTGGCACGGTGGCAGGAGGCTGGGGGCCACAGCACCAGGAGAATTCACAGCACTGGGACGCAGACGGGAAGTGGACCAAGTGAAGCATGCAGATGAGCTCCATGTCCAGGAGCAGGCATTTTATGCCctcagcagggcaggggctgaCCCCCACAACCTCTACACCAGCCTTGGAAGTGCTGAGAGCAGCCAGTCCTCAGAGGGCAGCCGCAGTGACAACCGACAGGTGGGACCCCGGCCCTCAGAGTGGGGGAATCTGGAGCATCCCTACAGCCCTTGGGGCTGGAGGGCcctctga